In one Achromobacter spanius genomic region, the following are encoded:
- a CDS encoding branched-chain amino acid ABC transporter permease: protein MDIFIQLVINGLLLGGAYTIISLGLTLIFGVVRVVNFAHGEFLMVGMYLVYLIAAQFGVHPYVGLVPVAVILFALGALTQKGIIQPLLHADQHIQIFATVGVSTILLNLALVIFGANVYRAPVELGTNAIAVGNYSMVTGQVITFVIGISLAILLHFFMHRTYLGRALRAVAQHRYAATLMGVNVNNVYAIAFGLGTAFVGIAAGLLAPQYPVFPTVGTYFVLTAFVIVVLGGLGSLYGAVAGSMIIGIVDTLAGYYIAPDLKEVVYFGIFLLILVLRPNGLFGVGTE from the coding sequence ATGGATATTTTCATTCAACTGGTCATCAATGGCCTGTTGCTGGGCGGCGCGTACACCATCATCAGCCTGGGGCTGACGTTGATCTTCGGCGTCGTGCGCGTCGTGAACTTCGCACACGGCGAGTTCCTGATGGTTGGCATGTACCTGGTTTACCTGATCGCCGCGCAATTCGGCGTCCACCCTTATGTGGGCCTGGTGCCGGTGGCGGTGATTCTGTTCGCGCTGGGCGCGCTGACGCAAAAGGGCATCATCCAGCCGCTGTTGCATGCAGACCAGCACATCCAGATTTTCGCCACGGTGGGCGTGTCCACCATCCTGCTGAATCTTGCGCTGGTGATCTTCGGCGCCAATGTGTATCGCGCGCCGGTGGAGCTGGGCACGAACGCCATTGCCGTCGGCAATTACTCTATGGTGACGGGGCAGGTGATCACCTTCGTGATCGGCATCAGCCTGGCGATATTGCTGCATTTTTTCATGCATCGCACGTACCTGGGTCGCGCGCTGCGCGCGGTGGCGCAGCATCGCTATGCCGCCACGTTGATGGGCGTGAACGTGAACAACGTGTACGCCATCGCCTTCGGCCTGGGCACGGCCTTCGTCGGCATCGCGGCGGGCTTGCTGGCGCCGCAGTATCCGGTGTTTCCAACGGTGGGCACGTACTTCGTGCTGACCGCCTTCGTGATCGTGGTGCTGGGCGGACTGGGCAGCCTGTATGGCGCCGTGGCCGGCTCCATGATCATCGGCATCGTGGATACGCTGGCCGGTTATTACATCGCCCCCGACCTGAAAGAGGTCGTGTATTTCGGGATCTTCCTCTTGATCCTTGTCCTGCGACCGAACGGCCTGTTCGGCGTCGGTACAGAGTGA
- a CDS encoding ABC transporter permease subunit has product MFPDFRSPKAYVSLILLIVMFLVPVVMGTPFWTNLFVLLFVFASLSVAWNIVGGYAGQLSLGHAVFYGIGGYTATLLTQNFGISPWIGMLAGAAISAAVAILISYPTLRLRGPFFALATIAILEVVRLLVIHEESWTGGSSGISLPLNIGWAWIVFREKMNYVIIAFGLFLFVTWVSWAIRKSRIGHYLIAIREREDAALAVGIHTVRVKIIAAVVSAMLTSIIGTFHITYLTFVDPSSAFSLELSIQVAMFALIGGLGTVAGPIAGTFLVLPIAELARGWLSSVGNGMHGLIYGVILVAVVLTIPRGLAGAFGPAIERALARLPYLGTPRKKRQLADELRLHSATRSDQPVLKAEKLFKSFGGLRATNDVSLTLNQNEILGMIGPNGAGKTTVFNLLSGFLSPDKGDISMLDADGNWVTCKTPDEFAHKGLGRTFQIAKPFTGLTVLENIMLGAFIRTSNRDEAEQIALKVAEQTDLTKSLNTEARSLTVGGMKRLEIARALAIKPRILLLDEVMAGLNPTDIEKSIQMIRRIRDSGVSVLLIEHMMQATMALSDRIIVLNEGGVLVSGAPKDVVENPAVIEAYLGKEYQDA; this is encoded by the coding sequence GTGTTTCCCGACTTTCGAAGCCCCAAAGCCTACGTCAGCCTGATTCTGCTGATTGTGATGTTCCTCGTGCCCGTCGTCATGGGTACGCCTTTCTGGACCAACCTGTTTGTACTGCTGTTCGTCTTTGCGTCGCTATCCGTGGCGTGGAATATCGTGGGCGGCTACGCGGGCCAGCTTTCGCTGGGCCATGCGGTGTTCTACGGCATCGGCGGCTATACGGCCACGCTGCTGACGCAGAACTTCGGCATATCGCCGTGGATCGGCATGCTGGCGGGCGCGGCGATCTCGGCGGCCGTGGCCATCCTGATCAGCTATCCCACCTTGCGGCTGCGCGGCCCGTTCTTCGCGCTGGCCACCATCGCCATTCTTGAAGTGGTGCGCCTGCTGGTCATCCACGAAGAAAGCTGGACGGGCGGCTCAAGCGGCATCAGCCTGCCGCTGAACATAGGCTGGGCGTGGATCGTGTTCCGCGAAAAGATGAACTACGTAATCATCGCGTTCGGCCTGTTCCTGTTCGTGACGTGGGTGTCGTGGGCGATCCGCAAGTCGCGCATCGGCCATTACCTGATCGCCATCCGAGAGCGCGAGGATGCGGCGCTGGCCGTGGGTATCCATACCGTGCGGGTGAAGATCATCGCGGCGGTGGTGTCCGCCATGCTGACCAGCATCATCGGCACCTTCCACATTACCTACCTGACCTTCGTGGATCCCAGTTCGGCGTTCTCGCTGGAGCTGTCGATCCAGGTGGCCATGTTCGCCCTGATCGGCGGCCTGGGCACCGTGGCCGGCCCCATCGCGGGCACCTTCCTCGTGCTGCCCATCGCGGAACTGGCGCGTGGCTGGCTGTCCAGCGTGGGCAACGGCATGCACGGGCTGATCTACGGTGTGATTCTGGTGGCCGTGGTGCTGACCATTCCGCGCGGCCTGGCCGGTGCGTTTGGCCCCGCCATCGAACGCGCATTGGCGCGCCTGCCTTATCTGGGCACGCCGCGCAAGAAGCGGCAATTGGCTGACGAACTGCGCCTGCACAGCGCCACCCGTTCTGATCAGCCAGTGCTGAAGGCTGAAAAGCTGTTCAAGAGCTTCGGCGGCCTGCGCGCCACCAACGACGTATCGCTGACGCTGAACCAGAACGAAATCCTGGGCATGATCGGGCCGAACGGCGCGGGCAAGACCACGGTGTTCAACCTGCTGTCCGGCTTCTTGTCGCCGGACAAGGGCGATATTTCGATGCTGGACGCGGACGGCAACTGGGTCACGTGCAAGACGCCGGACGAGTTCGCGCACAAGGGGCTGGGCCGCACCTTCCAGATCGCCAAGCCGTTCACCGGCCTGACGGTGCTGGAGAACATCATGCTGGGCGCGTTCATCCGCACGTCGAACCGTGACGAGGCCGAGCAGATTGCGTTGAAGGTGGCCGAGCAGACGGACTTGACCAAGTCCCTGAACACCGAGGCGCGCAGCCTGACGGTGGGTGGCATGAAGCGGCTGGAGATCGCCCGCGCGCTGGCCATCAAGCCGCGCATTCTTCTGCTGGATGAAGTGATGGCGGGGCTGAACCCGACCGACATCGAGAAGTCCATCCAGATGATCCGGCGCATCCGAGATTCCGGGGTGTCGGTGCTGCTGATCGAACACATGATGCAGGCCACGATGGCGCTGTCCGACCGCATTATCGTCTTGAACGAAGGCGGCGTGCTGGTCAGCGGCGCGCCGAAGGACGTGGTCGAGAACCCCGCCGTCATCGAGGCGTATTTGGGCAAGGAGTACCAGGATGCTTAA
- a CDS encoding ABC transporter ATP-binding protein, whose protein sequence is MLKVSNLTSGYGKSQVLNGLNFEVNAGEIVTLIGANGAGKTTTLKTLCGVIPTLQGKVEFEGRDLTNHNPYDIVDAGITMIPEGRQLFPHFTVKDNLLMGSYKRAARPIVQQKLDEVLRIFPRVKERLSQYAGSLSGGEQQMVAIARGMMADPKLLVFDEPSLGLSPLLVQQMFDIIRDVTSHGVTVLLVEQNVFRTLRLADRGYVLENGAIVRTGTGAELLSDPHVKKAYLGH, encoded by the coding sequence ATGCTTAAGGTGTCGAATCTGACGTCGGGCTATGGCAAGAGCCAAGTGCTGAACGGCTTGAACTTCGAGGTCAACGCGGGCGAAATCGTGACCCTGATCGGCGCGAACGGGGCGGGCAAGACCACCACCCTGAAAACGCTGTGCGGCGTCATTCCCACGCTGCAAGGCAAGGTGGAATTCGAAGGCCGCGACCTCACCAACCACAACCCCTACGACATCGTGGACGCCGGCATCACGATGATTCCGGAAGGCCGCCAGCTGTTCCCGCACTTCACGGTGAAAGACAACCTGCTGATGGGTTCGTACAAGCGCGCCGCGCGCCCCATCGTGCAGCAGAAGCTGGACGAGGTGCTGCGGATTTTCCCGCGCGTGAAAGAACGCTTGTCGCAGTACGCCGGGTCTTTGTCGGGCGGGGAACAGCAGATGGTGGCCATCGCGCGCGGCATGATGGCAGACCCCAAGCTGCTGGTGTTCGACGAACCCTCGCTGGGCTTGTCGCCGCTGCTGGTGCAGCAGATGTTCGACATCATCCGCGACGTCACCTCGCATGGCGTGACGGTGCTGCTGGTCGAGCAGAACGTGTTCCGCACCCTGCGCCTGGCCGACCGCGGCTATGTGCTGGAAAACGGCGCCATCGTGCGCACCGGCACGGGCGCTGAACTGCTTAGCGATCCGCATGTAAAGAAGGCCTATCTGGGCCATTAA
- a CDS encoding NAD(P)H-quinone oxidoreductase, which yields MTLRCTFIDHGKGGAPDCMHIAQRDMDAPAGRQVLIEVAYAGVNRPDVLQRSGSYPPPPGASPYLGLEVSGTIIDVGPDVTAWKKGDTVCALTPGGGYAQYCLADERHCLPVPRGMDLLTAAAIPENYFTVWTNVFDRARLASGEKFLVHGGSSGIGLTAIQLARAFGAEVWTTVGNAAKAEACLKAGAHHAVLYRDTDFEAEVRQATQGGGVDVILDMVGGSYINKNIRLLAVNGRLVQIAFLEGSKAEIDALPIMTKRLQFTGSTLRPRSDDDKGAIAQALAAKVVPLMEQGQCLPLIHEVFPLADAPRAHALMESSQHIGKIMLKVGA from the coding sequence ATGACCCTACGCTGCACATTCATCGACCATGGCAAGGGCGGCGCGCCCGATTGCATGCACATCGCCCAACGCGACATGGACGCGCCCGCCGGCCGGCAGGTGCTGATTGAAGTGGCCTATGCCGGGGTCAACCGCCCCGACGTGCTGCAACGTTCGGGCTCTTACCCCCCGCCCCCGGGCGCGTCGCCCTACCTGGGGCTGGAAGTGTCCGGCACCATCATCGACGTGGGCCCCGACGTGACCGCCTGGAAAAAAGGCGATACCGTCTGCGCGCTGACGCCGGGCGGCGGCTACGCCCAGTACTGCCTGGCGGACGAACGCCACTGTCTGCCCGTGCCGCGCGGGATGGACCTGCTGACGGCCGCCGCCATTCCCGAGAACTACTTCACGGTCTGGACCAATGTGTTTGACCGCGCCCGTCTGGCTTCCGGCGAGAAATTCCTGGTGCATGGCGGCTCCAGCGGCATCGGGCTGACGGCCATTCAATTGGCGCGGGCGTTTGGCGCCGAGGTCTGGACCACCGTGGGCAACGCCGCCAAGGCCGAGGCCTGCCTGAAAGCCGGCGCGCATCACGCCGTGCTGTACCGCGACACCGACTTCGAAGCCGAGGTGCGCCAGGCTACCCAGGGCGGGGGCGTGGACGTCATTCTGGACATGGTGGGCGGGTCTTACATCAACAAGAACATCAGGCTCCTGGCCGTGAACGGGCGGCTGGTGCAGATCGCTTTCCTGGAAGGCAGCAAGGCCGAGATCGACGCCCTGCCCATCATGACCAAGCGACTGCAATTCACGGGGTCCACACTGCGGCCGCGCTCGGACGATGACAAGGGCGCCATCGCCCAGGCGCTGGCCGCGAAGGTGGTGCCGCTGATGGAACAAGGCCAATGCCTGCCGCTGATCCACGAGGTCTTTCCGCTGGCGGATGCGCCACGCGCGCATGCCTTGATGGAAAGCAGCCAGCACATCGGCAAGATCATGTTGAAGGTGGGTGCATGA
- a CDS encoding SDR family oxidoreductase has product MKARFDGQVAIVTGAVGGIGSAIVEGFLAEGGRVGLVDFNAQAGAAYEQALKERGHDVTFVPADVAHFDQCQAAYDRITADLGAATILVNNVGISPKTDGRALKVWEMPPAEWDKVMSVNLNSVFYMTHLATPHMVKQRQGRVINMSSVAGKAYCDIVAAHYAATKAGLIGLTRHWAAELGEFDVTVNGLAPGRISTPLLKSVPQEINDAVARVTALRRLGTPEEVADACLFFASDQARFVTGQVLDVAGGWLMT; this is encoded by the coding sequence ATGAAGGCTCGCTTTGACGGCCAGGTCGCCATCGTGACGGGCGCCGTCGGCGGCATCGGGTCGGCCATCGTCGAGGGCTTTCTGGCCGAAGGCGGGCGCGTGGGCCTGGTCGACTTCAATGCGCAGGCGGGCGCGGCCTACGAACAGGCGCTTAAGGAACGCGGACACGATGTGACGTTCGTGCCCGCCGACGTGGCCCACTTCGACCAGTGCCAGGCCGCCTACGACCGCATCACGGCCGACCTGGGGGCTGCCACGATCCTGGTCAACAACGTGGGCATTTCCCCCAAGACCGACGGCCGCGCACTGAAAGTCTGGGAGATGCCGCCCGCGGAATGGGACAAGGTGATGTCGGTGAACCTGAACAGCGTGTTCTACATGACGCACCTGGCCACGCCGCACATGGTCAAGCAGCGCCAGGGGCGCGTGATCAATATGTCGTCGGTGGCGGGCAAGGCGTACTGCGACATCGTGGCGGCGCATTACGCGGCCACCAAGGCCGGGCTGATCGGCTTGACCCGACACTGGGCCGCTGAGCTGGGCGAATTCGATGTCACCGTCAATGGGCTGGCGCCTGGGCGTATCAGCACGCCGCTGCTGAAAAGCGTGCCCCAGGAGATCAACGATGCCGTGGCGCGGGTGACGGCGCTGCGTCGCCTGGGCACCCCGGAAGAGGTGGCCGACGCCTGCCTGTTCTTTGCCTCCGACCAGGCCCGGTTTGTGACCGGCCAGGTATTGGATGTGGCGGGCGGCTGGCTGATGACCTGA